One genomic region from Nitrospirota bacterium encodes:
- a CDS encoding J domain-containing protein, whose translation MGKIRTHYDNLKVARNAPQEVIRAAYRTLSQKYHPDINPKTQEAHRIMGILNAAYEILSDPIKRKDYDERIAKIEAERENFKTNVNSTSPPPHRSPSPPVSPNAGAKFDLSKHISKSWGWYLIPILFILVYATNSSTPNKHIARQKDNFQPATRHVTNNTPITFRYIRPATAPNGQPWPNKSGYIKGYKRFNTNGLSTVTIDNSQNDSDVFVKLVFLDGKQLLAVRLIYIAPRDKFTMNNVRSGNYDVRYRDIEAGSLLKSESFQLKEIHLEDGIRYSNISMTLYKVYNGNMRTTEISETEFGIE comes from the coding sequence ATGGGCAAGATTCGCACTCATTACGATAATCTTAAAGTAGCAAGAAATGCTCCGCAGGAAGTTATACGCGCAGCTTATAGAACGTTATCGCAAAAATATCATCCCGATATAAACCCAAAAACGCAAGAGGCACATAGAATCATGGGCATTCTCAATGCTGCTTATGAAATTTTATCTGACCCCATAAAAAGAAAGGACTATGATGAACGGATTGCAAAGATAGAAGCTGAGAGAGAGAACTTTAAAACTAATGTCAACTCGACTTCTCCACCCCCACATCGTTCACCCTCTCCGCCTGTTTCACCAAATGCCGGTGCAAAATTTGATTTGTCTAAACACATATCTAAATCTTGGGGATGGTATTTAATTCCCATCCTATTTATTTTGGTATATGCAACCAATTCGAGCACACCTAATAAACATATTGCGAGACAAAAGGATAACTTCCAGCCTGCAACACGACATGTGACAAATAATACGCCAATTACTTTTAGATATATTCGCCCAGCTACTGCGCCAAATGGACAACCATGGCCTAATAAATCTGGGTACATTAAAGGCTATAAGAGATTTAATACAAATGGATTGTCTACCGTTACAATTGATAATTCTCAGAACGATTCAGATGTATTTGTGAAGCTTGTTTTTCTTGATGGTAAACAGCTGTTAGCTGTAAGGCTTATCTATATAGCCCCAAGAGATAAATTTACAATGAATAATGTTAGATCTGGCAATTACGATGTGCGTTACAGAGATATCGAAGCAGGTTCTTTATTAAAATCAGAATCTTTTCAACTTAAGGAAATCCATCTGGAAGACGGTATTCGATACAGTAATATTTCTATGACTCTTTACAAGGTTTATAACGGAAATATGCGAACGACAGAAATTTCTGAGACAGAATTTGGGATTGAATAA